One region of Camelina sativa cultivar DH55 chromosome 6, Cs, whole genome shotgun sequence genomic DNA includes:
- the LOC104793468 gene encoding zinc finger protein ZAT4-like, whose protein sequence is MERYNCRFCFKSFINGRALGGHMRSHMLTLSEKPELYELTGEQQEEERPSQLSAHDTESDDASSSSDEFDHLKRNRSTHDDGLEFDFAEDDDVESETESSRINPTRRRSKRTRKLGSFDFDDFKKLETSQPGELVVTEPEHHNHSSASDTTTEEDLAFCLIMLSRDKWKQHKKRKKTKTRVEEEDDDESDHECEDYKSSKNRGGGGRGRFKCETCGKEFKSYQALGGHRASHKKNKACTTKTEQAKTEYVHGGVIITEKRVHECPICFRVFTSGQALGGHKRSHGSSIGPGRLNVNQIVRIHREEEEEEVSMKQGTIDLNLPAPNEEDETSLVFDEW, encoded by the coding sequence ATGGAGAGATACAATTGTAGATTTTGCTTCAAGAGCTTTATCAATGGAAGAGCTTTAGGTGGTCATATGAGATCTCACATGCTTACTCTTTCTGAAAAACCTGAACTTTACGAGTTAACTGGTGAGCAACAAGAAGAGGAGCGGCCGAGTCAACTCAGTGCCCACGACACCGAGTCGGatgatgcttcttcttcgtctgatGAGTTTGATCATTTAAAGAGGAACCGTAGTACTCATGATGATGGATTGGAGTTTGATTTTGCGGAAGACGACGACGTTGAAAGCGAAACCGAGTCGTCGAGGATTAACCCAACTCGGCGACGATCTAAGCGGACTCGGAAACTTGGATCGTTCGATTTCGACGACTTTAAGAAGCTTGAAACGAGCCAACCCGGTGAGTTAGTAGTGACGGAGCCAGAGCATCACAATCACAGCTCAGCTTCTGATACAACGACAGAGGAAGATCTCGCCTTTTGTCTCATTATGCTATCTAGAGACAAATGGAAGCAacacaagaagaggaagaagacaaagacacgtgtagaagaagaagatgatgacgagTCAGATCATGAATGCGAAGATTACAAATCTAGCaagaacagaggaggaggaggaagaggtagATTCAAGTGTGAGACTTGTGGTAAAGAGTTTAAATCTTATCAAGCATTAGGAGGACACAGAGCAAGCCACAAGAAGAACAAAGCATGCACGACGAAAACAGAGCAAGCTAAAACAGAGTACGTTCATGGAGGAGTCATTATCACGGAGAAGAGAGTTCATGAATGTCCGAtctgttttagggttttcacttCAGGACAAGCACTTGGAGGTCATAAGAGATCTCACGGAAGCAGTATCGGACCAGGAAGATTGAATGTAAATCAAATTGTTCGAAtccatagagaagaagaagaagaagaagtatcaATGAAACAGGGGACGATTGATCTTAATCTTCCTGCAcctaatgaagaagatgaaacctCTTTGGTGTTCGATGAATGGTGA